A genomic stretch from Bradyrhizobium quebecense includes:
- the acs gene encoding acetate--CoA ligase gives MSEKVYDVPADWAKRAYVNDAKYREMYAHSVKDPNGFWGEHGKRIDWIKPFTKVENVSFAPGNISIKWFEDGVLNVAWNCIDRHLEKRGDQTAIIWEGDDPSESKHITYRQLHDEVCKMANILRTRNVKKGDRVTIYLPMIPEAAYAMLACARIGAIHSVVFGGFSPDSLAQRIKDCDSKLVITADEGLRGGKKVPLKANVDAAIAKTGGVDWVVVVKRTGGAIDMNPTRDLWYHEAAEMVTTECPAEHMHAEDPLFILYTSGSTGTPKGVLHTSGGYLVFASMTHQYVFDYHDGDVYWCTADVGWVTGHSYILYGPLCNGATTLMFEGVPNYPDNSRFWNVVDKHKVNIFYTAPTAIRALMQGGDGPVKKTSRKSLRLLGSVGEPINPEAWEWYYRVVGDDRCPIVDTWWQTETGGILITPLPGATKLKPGSATRPFFGVVPEIVDADGKTLEGETSGNLCLAKSWPGQMRTVYGDHARFEQTYFSTYKNKYFTGDGCRRDADGYYWITGRVDDVINVSGHRMGTAEVESSLVAHEAVSEAAVVGYPHDIKGQGIYAYVTLMKGTEPTEALRKELVAWVRKDIGPIASPDLIQFAPGLPKTRSGKIMRRILRKIAENEPSSLGDTSTLADPAVVDDLVQNRQNKKGAPG, from the coding sequence ATGTCCGAGAAGGTTTATGACGTGCCGGCCGACTGGGCCAAGCGCGCTTATGTCAACGACGCCAAATATCGCGAGATGTACGCGCATTCGGTCAAGGACCCGAACGGCTTCTGGGGCGAGCACGGCAAGCGGATCGACTGGATCAAGCCCTTCACCAAGGTCGAGAACGTCTCCTTCGCGCCGGGCAACATCTCGATCAAATGGTTCGAGGATGGCGTGCTGAACGTCGCCTGGAATTGCATCGACCGCCATCTCGAGAAACGCGGAGACCAGACCGCGATCATCTGGGAGGGCGACGATCCCTCCGAATCCAAGCACATCACCTACCGCCAGCTGCACGACGAAGTCTGCAAGATGGCCAACATCCTGCGCACGCGGAACGTCAAGAAAGGCGATCGCGTCACGATCTATCTGCCGATGATTCCGGAAGCGGCTTACGCCATGCTGGCCTGCGCGCGGATCGGCGCGATCCACTCGGTGGTGTTCGGCGGCTTCTCGCCGGACAGCCTCGCCCAGCGCATCAAGGACTGCGACTCGAAGCTGGTCATTACCGCCGATGAAGGCCTGCGCGGCGGCAAGAAGGTGCCGCTGAAGGCCAATGTCGATGCCGCGATCGCCAAAACCGGCGGCGTCGATTGGGTCGTGGTGGTGAAGCGCACCGGTGGTGCGATCGACATGAACCCGACGCGCGACCTCTGGTATCACGAGGCCGCCGAGATGGTGACGACGGAATGCCCGGCCGAGCACATGCATGCCGAAGACCCGCTGTTCATCCTCTACACCTCGGGGTCGACCGGCACGCCGAAGGGCGTGCTGCACACCTCGGGCGGCTATCTCGTGTTCGCGTCGATGACGCATCAATACGTGTTCGACTATCACGACGGCGACGTCTACTGGTGCACCGCCGACGTCGGCTGGGTCACCGGCCACAGCTACATCCTCTATGGGCCGCTCTGTAACGGCGCGACCACGCTGATGTTCGAGGGCGTGCCGAACTACCCGGACAATTCGCGCTTCTGGAACGTGGTCGACAAGCACAAGGTCAACATCTTCTACACCGCGCCGACCGCGATCCGCGCGCTGATGCAGGGCGGCGACGGGCCGGTGAAGAAGACCTCGCGCAAATCGCTGCGCCTGCTCGGCTCGGTCGGCGAGCCGATCAATCCCGAAGCCTGGGAGTGGTACTACCGCGTGGTCGGCGACGACCGCTGCCCGATCGTCGACACCTGGTGGCAGACCGAGACCGGCGGCATCCTGATCACGCCGCTGCCCGGCGCGACCAAGCTCAAGCCGGGTTCGGCGACGCGGCCGTTCTTCGGCGTGGTGCCTGAAATCGTCGATGCCGACGGCAAGACGCTGGAGGGCGAGACCTCGGGCAATCTCTGCCTGGCCAAGTCATGGCCGGGCCAGATGCGCACGGTTTATGGCGACCATGCGCGGTTCGAGCAGACCTATTTCTCGACCTACAAGAACAAGTACTTCACCGGCGACGGCTGCCGGCGCGATGCCGACGGCTATTACTGGATCACCGGCCGCGTCGACGACGTCATCAACGTCTCCGGCCACCGCATGGGCACCGCCGAGGTCGAGAGCTCGCTGGTCGCGCATGAGGCGGTGTCGGAAGCCGCCGTTGTCGGCTACCCGCACGACATCAAGGGCCAGGGCATCTACGCCTATGTCACGCTGATGAAGGGCACCGAGCCGACCGAGGCCTTGCGCAAGGAGCTCGTCGCCTGGGTCCGCAAGGACATCGGCCCGATTGCTTCGCCGGATCTCATTCAGTTCGCGCCCGGCCTGCCGAAGACGCGCTCCGGCAAGATCATGCGCCGTATCCTGCGCAAGATCGCCGAGAACGAGCCGTCGAGCCTCGGCGACACCTCGACCTTGGCCGATCCGGCCGTGGTCGACGACCTCGTGCAGAACCGGCAGAACAAGAAGGGCGCGCCGGGTTAG
- a CDS encoding DNA topoisomerase IB, protein MMDQQNIAAVRPLSADPAVALAKALGQWPKQPKAKLQKLQSLRARLKLDAPAVIKTSVEDLARDLGLRLGDQNELTIRRIKRGKNYSFVRANGSRVRDARTIRRLHAMAVPPAYRQVRYSSDPSSHLQAVGRDAAGRLQYRYHADWEKVREQRKAHRLAKLVAALPKIRRKVSAFLSGDEPTREFALSAVIELIARTAIRPGNESYARLNGTRGATTLLKSNVTLEDDSLVLTFKAKGGKAVRKECDAAKLVRAIGILRGVPGKRMFQYYDRSGIVRAASTTAVNAFLRELAGIKISLKDFRTLMASAVVVESLSRITPAASQRGRKRQVLDAIRAAADQLSNTPAICRKSYVHDTIVTAFEDGILERFAATMGGYRTQSKREQLLAQVVMAAGA, encoded by the coding sequence ATGATGGATCAGCAGAACATCGCGGCTGTGCGGCCCCTGTCCGCCGATCCCGCTGTCGCCCTGGCGAAGGCGCTGGGCCAATGGCCCAAGCAGCCGAAGGCAAAGTTGCAAAAGTTGCAGTCGCTCCGGGCAAGGCTCAAGCTTGACGCGCCCGCTGTTATCAAGACCTCGGTGGAGGATCTGGCGCGCGATCTGGGCCTGCGGCTCGGCGACCAGAATGAGCTGACCATCCGCCGCATCAAGCGCGGCAAGAATTATTCGTTCGTTCGCGCCAACGGTTCGCGCGTCCGCGATGCGCGCACGATCCGCCGGCTGCATGCGATGGCGGTTCCTCCGGCCTATCGCCAGGTGCGCTATTCCAGCGATCCGAGCTCGCATCTGCAGGCGGTCGGCCGCGATGCCGCGGGCCGATTGCAGTACCGTTATCACGCCGACTGGGAGAAGGTCCGCGAGCAGCGCAAGGCGCATCGCCTGGCCAAGCTCGTCGCCGCGCTGCCGAAGATCCGGCGCAAGGTCTCGGCGTTCCTGTCCGGCGACGAGCCGACGCGCGAGTTCGCGCTGTCGGCTGTGATCGAGCTGATCGCGCGCACCGCGATCCGGCCCGGCAACGAATCCTACGCCCGCCTCAACGGCACCCGCGGCGCCACCACGCTTCTGAAGTCCAACGTCACGCTGGAGGACGATTCTCTGGTGCTGACCTTCAAGGCCAAGGGCGGCAAGGCCGTGCGCAAGGAATGCGATGCGGCCAAGCTGGTGCGTGCGATCGGCATTCTGCGCGGCGTCCCGGGCAAGCGCATGTTCCAGTATTACGACCGGTCCGGCATCGTCCGGGCGGCGTCGACCACGGCGGTGAATGCGTTCCTGCGCGAGCTCGCCGGCATCAAGATCTCGCTGAAGGATTTCCGCACCCTGATGGCCTCGGCCGTCGTCGTGGAATCGCTGTCGCGGATCACGCCGGCCGCCAGCCAGCGCGGCCGCAAGCGCCAGGTGCTGGACGCGATCCGCGCCGCCGCTGACCAGCTCTCCAACACGCCGGCGATCTGCCGCAAGAGCTATGTCCACGACACCATCGTCACCGCCTTCGAGGACGGCATCCTCGAACGCTTCGCCGCGACGATGGGCGGTTACCGGACCCAGTCCAAGCGCGAGCAATTGCTGGCGCAGGTGGTGATGGCGGCCGGGGCGTAA
- a CDS encoding EVE domain-containing protein: MNYWLVKSEPSTWSWDQQVAKGAKGEAWTGVRNFTARQNLVNMKKGDKAFFYHSNEGKEIVGIAEIIKEAYPDPTDKTGKFVCVDIKADKPLKTPVTMAAIKADKKLVDMALVKYSRLSVQPVTSEEWKYVCKMGGL, translated from the coding sequence ATGAATTATTGGCTGGTGAAATCCGAGCCGTCGACGTGGTCGTGGGACCAGCAGGTCGCCAAGGGCGCGAAGGGCGAAGCCTGGACCGGCGTGCGCAACTTCACGGCGCGACAGAACCTCGTCAACATGAAGAAGGGCGACAAGGCGTTCTTCTATCATTCCAACGAGGGCAAGGAGATCGTCGGCATCGCCGAGATCATCAAGGAGGCCTATCCCGATCCGACCGACAAGACCGGCAAGTTCGTCTGCGTCGACATCAAGGCCGACAAGCCGCTGAAGACGCCGGTGACGATGGCCGCGATCAAGGCCGACAAGAAGCTCGTCGACATGGCGCTGGTGAAATATTCGCGGCTCTCGGTGCAGCCGGTGACATCAGAGGAATGGAAATACGTCTGCAAGATGGGCGGGCTGTAG
- a CDS encoding alpha/beta hydrolase has product MRQPRRVIVSISILFAVATSCATTRAQTAVPYDELAKREAAANAEDGKRVAPLKSIGNPSSDVSPEMQAMIGAPYPPHFNADPKTPAEWKELIDRRAKLLIAGIPAMKAKLGVKVEETRIAGVHCYIVTPNKIALENRRRLLIHVHGGGYVFGPGEAALPEAIMMAGFGGYKVISVDYRMPPDFPYPAAMDDAMAVWKEVLKSHERHRLAIFGTSTGGAMTLAMVLRARDEKLPLPAAIAPGTPWSDIDKIGDSYASNEWVDNVLVTWDGWLGRAARLYANGTSLKNPYISPIYGDFKGFPPTILTSGTRDLFLSNTVRTHRKLRRAGVIADLNVYEGQSHAQYQMNIDAPETKEAFTDIAKFFDRYLKQ; this is encoded by the coding sequence ATGCGTCAACCGCGTCGCGTTATCGTTTCGATCAGCATTCTGTTTGCCGTCGCCACCTCTTGCGCCACCACGCGCGCGCAAACGGCCGTACCGTACGACGAACTCGCCAAGCGCGAGGCTGCGGCGAACGCCGAGGACGGCAAGCGGGTCGCCCCGCTCAAATCGATCGGCAATCCCTCAAGTGACGTCTCCCCGGAGATGCAGGCGATGATCGGCGCGCCCTACCCGCCGCATTTCAACGCCGATCCGAAGACCCCAGCGGAGTGGAAGGAGTTGATCGACCGCCGCGCCAAGCTCCTGATCGCGGGCATTCCGGCCATGAAGGCGAAGCTCGGCGTCAAGGTCGAGGAAACCAGGATTGCCGGCGTGCACTGCTACATCGTGACGCCGAACAAGATCGCGCTCGAGAACCGGCGGCGCCTGCTGATCCACGTGCATGGTGGCGGCTACGTGTTCGGCCCCGGCGAAGCCGCGTTGCCGGAAGCCATCATGATGGCCGGCTTTGGCGGCTACAAGGTGATCTCGGTCGATTACCGGATGCCGCCGGACTTTCCCTATCCGGCTGCGATGGACGACGCGATGGCGGTCTGGAAGGAAGTCCTGAAATCGCACGAGCGCCACCGGCTGGCGATCTTCGGCACCTCGACCGGCGGCGCGATGACGCTTGCGATGGTGTTGCGTGCGAGGGACGAGAAGCTGCCGCTGCCTGCGGCCATCGCGCCGGGTACACCATGGTCCGACATCGACAAGATCGGCGACAGCTACGCGAGCAATGAGTGGGTCGACAATGTGCTGGTGACCTGGGACGGATGGCTCGGCCGCGCGGCCAGGCTCTATGCCAACGGGACCAGTCTGAAGAATCCCTACATTTCGCCGATCTACGGGGACTTCAAGGGTTTCCCGCCGACCATCCTGACATCAGGCACGCGCGACCTGTTCCTCAGCAACACGGTTCGCACGCATCGCAAACTGCGGCGCGCCGGCGTGATCGCGGACCTCAACGTCTATGAGGGACAATCCCACGCGCAGTACCAGATGAACATCGATGCGCCCGAGACGAAGGAAGCCTTCACCGACATTGCCAAATTCTTCGATCGATATTTGAAGCAGTGA
- a CDS encoding LysR family transcriptional regulator, with the protein MDRLEEFRLFLAIVDSGKFASAGRKFARSPSSTTRIVAELERRLGTRLLQRTTRKLSLTDSGARLAAQARRLLADYDEAIDGAIGEAASLRGNIKLSAPTLFGSRHIAPLVRTFLERHPDITLQLALEDRLVDLIDERIDIALRIGHLTDSSLRARRIGEVRRIVVASPDYLKRHGRPRRPDDLAQHHAVTFVNQASPAIWSFQHKQAGPQKVKVSSRMEVNRAETAIGLTRDGMGLTRVLSYQVAGELAAGSLVRVLRDYEVAPIPVQLVYPSARLMAPRIRSFLDFAAGEIPLIGFNHL; encoded by the coding sequence ATGGACCGGCTCGAGGAGTTCCGCCTGTTTCTCGCGATCGTCGACAGTGGAAAGTTTGCGTCCGCCGGCCGCAAATTCGCACGTTCACCGTCCTCGACGACGCGGATCGTTGCCGAGCTCGAGCGGCGCCTCGGCACCCGGCTGCTGCAACGGACCACGCGAAAGCTGTCGCTGACCGACTCCGGCGCGCGGCTTGCAGCGCAGGCGCGCCGCCTGCTCGCCGATTATGACGAGGCGATCGACGGCGCGATCGGAGAGGCCGCAAGCCTGCGCGGCAACATCAAGCTGTCGGCGCCGACGCTGTTCGGCAGCCGTCACATCGCACCGCTGGTGCGCACATTCCTTGAACGTCACCCCGACATCACGCTGCAACTGGCGCTCGAGGATCGTCTCGTCGATCTGATCGACGAGCGGATCGACATCGCGCTGCGGATCGGCCATCTGACGGACTCCTCGCTGAGGGCCCGGCGCATCGGAGAAGTCCGACGCATTGTCGTAGCCAGCCCCGATTATTTGAAGCGACACGGCCGGCCGCGCAGACCCGACGATCTCGCGCAGCATCACGCCGTGACCTTCGTCAATCAGGCGAGCCCCGCGATCTGGTCGTTCCAGCACAAACAAGCGGGTCCGCAGAAGGTCAAGGTATCGAGCCGCATGGAGGTCAACCGCGCCGAGACGGCAATCGGACTGACGCGTGACGGCATGGGCTTGACGCGGGTGCTGTCGTACCAGGTTGCAGGTGAACTCGCGGCGGGGTCCCTGGTCCGCGTGCTGAGGGATTATGAAGTCGCGCCGATACCGGTCCAGCTGGTCTATCCCAGCGCGCGCCTGATGGCGCCGCGCATTCGGAGCTTCCTGGACTTCGCCGCCGGCGAGATTCCCCTGATCGGGTTCAACCACCTATAG
- a CDS encoding haloacid dehalogenase type II yields MLLDRRTFTTLAAASVTAATVLPGRSRAAGRPPFRAVAFDGFPVIDPRPVSARLDEMLPGMGAQLSAVWRTRQFEYTWLRTLGGQYADFWRVTEDALVFAAKAMKISLSPEQRDRAMQSYLELKAWPDVVPALVQLRAAGLRMAFLSNFTAPMLDAAIKNSGLEGLFEDHLSTDKVAAFKPDARAYQMGVDAFGLKKEEILFAAFAGWDVAGAKWFGYPTFWVNRSNASAEELGVTPDGAGPGLHDLVAFATAR; encoded by the coding sequence ATGCTCCTGGATCGCCGGACGTTTACGACCCTGGCCGCGGCTTCCGTCACGGCGGCGACGGTGCTGCCCGGTCGGTCGCGCGCGGCAGGCCGCCCGCCGTTCCGGGCGGTCGCCTTCGACGGCTTCCCCGTGATCGATCCCCGTCCCGTGTCCGCCCGGCTGGACGAGATGCTCCCCGGCATGGGCGCGCAGCTGAGCGCCGTGTGGCGAACCCGGCAATTCGAATACACCTGGCTCAGGACGCTCGGCGGGCAATATGCCGACTTCTGGCGGGTCACCGAGGACGCGCTGGTGTTCGCGGCGAAGGCGATGAAGATCTCGCTCTCGCCCGAGCAGCGCGACCGCGCGATGCAGAGCTACCTGGAACTGAAGGCGTGGCCGGACGTCGTGCCGGCGCTCGTGCAACTTCGTGCCGCCGGCCTGCGCATGGCGTTTCTCTCCAACTTCACCGCACCGATGCTGGACGCGGCGATCAAGAATTCCGGGCTCGAGGGTCTGTTCGAAGATCACCTCAGCACCGACAAGGTCGCTGCCTTCAAGCCGGACGCGCGCGCCTATCAAATGGGTGTCGACGCGTTTGGACTGAAGAAGGAGGAGATCCTCTTTGCCGCATTCGCCGGATGGGACGTGGCCGGCGCAAAATGGTTCGGTTATCCGACCTTTTGGGTCAACCGCAGCAACGCGTCAGCCGAGGAGCTCGGCGTGACACCCGACGGAGCGGGGCCCGGACTGCACGACCTCGTCGCCTTCGCGACGGCGCGGTGA